One window of the Pseudomonas knackmussii B13 genome contains the following:
- a CDS encoding NAD(P)/FAD-dependent oxidoreductase yields the protein MKQQLLVIGAGFGGLWSALSAARLLDMHSRNDVEITLLAPQAELRIRPRFYEPDVHSMFAPLTELFEAVGVRFVKGTAESIDEQSRKVGYRDETGRAGELSYDRLVLASGSQLSRPPVPGLKEYAFDVDQIESAAHLESHLMSLRNQPANRARNTVVIAGGGFTGIETATEMPARLRAVLGEDQDVRVIIVDRGERIGAVMGDGIRPSIIEASDSLGIEWITGATVSAVDANGVTLADGRHIESHTVIWTVGFRASALTEQLTAQRDGQGRLHVDGNLKVRGLQNVFAAGDVAYAATDDIGNFAAMSCQHAISLGRHAGNNAAADLLGVAPTQYRQPKYVTCLDLGAWGAVYTEGWDRQLKLVKAEAKELKTQINTVWIYPPAADRRSALAAADPLIPVA from the coding sequence ATGAAACAGCAACTTCTGGTTATTGGCGCGGGCTTCGGTGGACTGTGGAGCGCACTGAGCGCCGCCCGCCTGCTGGACATGCACAGCCGCAACGACGTGGAAATCACCCTACTGGCGCCGCAGGCCGAGCTGCGCATCCGCCCGCGCTTTTACGAACCCGACGTGCACAGCATGTTCGCTCCACTGACCGAACTGTTCGAAGCCGTGGGCGTGCGCTTCGTCAAGGGTACAGCCGAGAGCATCGACGAGCAGTCCCGCAAGGTCGGCTACCGCGACGAAACTGGCCGCGCCGGCGAGCTGAGCTACGACCGCCTGGTACTGGCCAGCGGCAGCCAGCTGTCCCGCCCGCCGGTGCCAGGCCTGAAGGAATATGCCTTCGACGTTGACCAGATCGAATCGGCGGCGCACCTGGAAAGCCACCTGATGTCACTGCGCAACCAGCCGGCCAACCGCGCACGCAACACCGTGGTGATCGCTGGCGGCGGTTTCACAGGCATCGAGACCGCCACCGAAATGCCGGCGCGCTTGCGTGCCGTGCTGGGCGAAGACCAGGACGTACGCGTGATCATCGTCGATCGTGGCGAGCGTATCGGTGCGGTGATGGGCGACGGCATCCGCCCGTCGATCATCGAGGCCTCTGACAGCCTGGGGATCGAATGGATCACCGGCGCCACGGTCTCAGCCGTGGACGCCAACGGCGTCACCCTCGCTGACGGCCGCCACATCGAGAGCCACACGGTGATCTGGACCGTGGGCTTCCGCGCCAGCGCGCTGACCGAGCAGCTGACTGCCCAGCGCGACGGCCAGGGCCGCCTGCACGTGGACGGCAACCTCAAGGTGCGCGGACTGCAGAACGTCTTCGCCGCCGGTGACGTCGCCTACGCCGCCACCGATGACATCGGCAACTTCGCCGCGATGTCCTGCCAGCACGCCATCAGCCTCGGACGTCACGCCGGCAACAACGCCGCCGCCGACCTGCTGGGCGTCGCGCCAACCCAGTACCGCCAGCCCAAGTACGTCACCTGCCTGGACCTGGGCGCCTGGGGCGCCGTGTACACCGAAGGCTGGGACCGCCAGCTGAAGCTAGTCAAGGCCGAGGCCAAGGAACTCAAGACGCAGATCAACACCGTGTGGATCTACCCGCCGGCCGCCGACCGCCGCTCCGCCCTGGCTGCCGCCGACCCGCTGATCCCCGTGGCCTGA
- a CDS encoding MBL fold metallo-hydrolase yields the protein MTMHLNTFAQPDAATPAQELVPSRYALRVGEIDVLVVSDGVLPLPTETMSTNATPEERAAWFKEMYLGPDMFDWALNVLVVRSGEQIILVDAGLGNQFPGFPRAGQFPKRLKDAGIELSSITDIVITHMHMDHIGGLLTDTVKNGLSPEVRIHVTATEVDFWKIPDFSLTEMPQPVPDVLRRTANEFMAHYESRLHIFEDEYQVAPGVVAKLTGGHTPGHCIVYVDSAGERLTFAGDALFPVAFDHPEWHNGFEHDPEESVHVRVRLLREAAASGELFVATHLSFPSVGRVAIDGDAFRWIAGFWDY from the coding sequence ATGACCATGCACCTGAATACCTTCGCCCAGCCCGATGCCGCCACCCCAGCCCAGGAGCTGGTGCCTTCGCGCTATGCCCTGCGAGTTGGCGAGATCGATGTGCTGGTGGTCAGCGACGGCGTGCTGCCGCTGCCGACCGAAACCATGTCGACCAACGCCACCCCGGAAGAGCGCGCAGCCTGGTTCAAGGAGATGTACCTGGGCCCGGACATGTTCGACTGGGCGCTGAACGTACTGGTAGTGCGCAGCGGCGAGCAGATCATCCTGGTCGACGCCGGCCTGGGCAACCAGTTCCCCGGCTTCCCCCGCGCCGGGCAGTTCCCCAAGCGCCTGAAGGATGCCGGCATCGAGCTGTCATCAATCACCGATATCGTGATCACCCACATGCACATGGACCACATCGGCGGGCTGCTGACCGACACTGTAAAGAACGGTCTGAGCCCTGAGGTGCGCATCCACGTCACGGCCACCGAAGTCGACTTCTGGAAGATCCCGGACTTCAGCCTGACCGAAATGCCGCAGCCAGTCCCGGATGTCCTGCGGCGCACGGCCAACGAATTCATGGCGCATTACGAAAGCCGGCTGCATATCTTCGAAGACGAGTATCAGGTAGCGCCGGGCGTAGTGGCGAAGCTCACCGGCGGCCACACTCCCGGTCATTGCATCGTCTACGTCGATTCCGCCGGCGAGCGCCTGACCTTCGCCGGCGACGCGCTGTTCCCGGTGGCTTTCGACCACCCGGAATGGCACAACGGCTTCGAGCATGATCCGGAGGAGTCAGTTCACGTGCGGGTGCGCCTGCTGCGCGAAGCGGCGGCCAGCGGCGAGCTGTTCGTCGCCACTCACCTGTCTTTCCCTTCGGTTGGCCGCGTAGCCATTGATGGTGATGCCTTCCGGTGGATTGCAGGGTTCTGGGACTACTAA
- a CDS encoding tyrosine-type recombinase/integrase codes for MATLTTKAREPWNKGKLVGQKAPLRLGDIWAIRVRLEIANKDRDLALFNLAIDSKLRACDLTKLRVRDIAHGKHVSTRAIVMQQKTQQPVQFEITAQTRASVEAWIRVARRRSDDFLFPSRARRSAHISTRQYARIVKAWVTTVGLDPTRYGTHTLRRTKASLIYRRTKNLRAVQLLLGHTKLESTVRYLGIEVDDALEMAEQTEV; via the coding sequence ATGGCCACACTCACAACGAAAGCTCGCGAACCTTGGAACAAGGGCAAACTGGTCGGCCAAAAAGCACCGCTGCGACTTGGGGACATTTGGGCTATCAGAGTGCGGCTAGAGATCGCAAACAAGGATCGTGATCTGGCGCTGTTCAATCTTGCCATCGACAGCAAGCTGCGAGCCTGCGATTTGACGAAGCTGCGCGTCAGAGACATAGCTCACGGTAAACATGTGTCGACCCGCGCGATCGTGATGCAGCAGAAGACCCAGCAGCCGGTGCAGTTCGAAATCACAGCTCAGACGAGAGCATCAGTTGAAGCTTGGATCCGTGTTGCTCGCCGTCGCAGCGACGATTTCCTTTTTCCCAGTCGTGCTCGACGTTCAGCTCACATTTCCACGAGGCAGTACGCCCGCATTGTGAAAGCCTGGGTAACCACAGTCGGTCTCGACCCAACGCGCTACGGAACCCATACGCTTCGTCGAACCAAAGCATCGTTGATCTATCGCAGAACGAAAAACCTGAGAGCAGTGCAGTTGCTGCTCGGCCATACGAAGCTGGAGAGCACTGTGAGGTATTTAGGTATCGAGGTCGATGACGCTCTGGAGATGGCGGAGCAGACTGAGGTTTGA
- a CDS encoding IS1182 family transposase — protein sequence MKRFIEEVSRAQVSLLPECLDDFVAEDNPIRVVEAFVEQLDLVALEFDGATPAVTGRPSYHPAVLLKVYIYGYLNRIQSSRRLERECQRNLELMWLTGRLAPDFKTIADFRRDNGKAIRNVCRQFVVLCRQLDLFSQSLVAIDGSKFKAVNNRDRNFTHGKLRARMEQIEKSIERYLAAMDTADRTQSDVAEAKVSRLQDKIEKLRQQMQALKEMEQQLREAPDGQVSLTDPDARSMATSGKGTGVVGYNVQTAVDTQHHLIVAHEVTNVGHDRAALATMAEQAREATGSESLSVVADRGYFSGVEILACEQAGITPFVPKPMTSSSKAEGRFGKQDFIYIAADDEYQCPAGHRAIKRFSTVEDGLELDAYWSSDCPGCSIRSNCTTSNYRRLKRWKHEAILEAMQQRLDRQPEMMSVRRQTVEHPFGTLKHWMGATHFLTKTLPRVSTEMSLHVLAYNLKRLLSILGVSGVIEVLRA from the coding sequence ATGAAGCGATTCATCGAAGAGGTGAGCCGGGCACAGGTCAGCTTACTTCCCGAATGCCTGGATGACTTCGTCGCCGAAGACAATCCGATCCGCGTAGTCGAAGCCTTCGTCGAGCAACTCGATCTGGTGGCCCTGGAGTTCGATGGGGCCACTCCTGCCGTAACTGGGCGACCGTCCTATCACCCCGCTGTACTGTTGAAGGTTTACATCTACGGTTACCTCAACCGCATCCAGTCCAGCCGTCGCCTGGAGCGCGAATGCCAGCGCAATCTCGAACTCATGTGGCTGACCGGGCGGCTGGCACCAGACTTCAAAACCATTGCCGACTTCCGACGCGACAACGGCAAAGCCATTCGCAATGTCTGCCGGCAGTTCGTCGTGCTGTGTCGCCAACTCGACTTGTTCTCCCAGTCGCTGGTGGCCATCGACGGCAGCAAGTTCAAAGCGGTCAACAACCGTGATCGCAACTTCACTCACGGCAAGCTGCGCGCCCGCATGGAGCAGATCGAAAAAAGCATCGAGCGCTATCTGGCGGCGATGGATACCGCCGACCGGACGCAATCCGATGTCGCCGAAGCCAAGGTCAGCCGCCTCCAGGACAAAATCGAGAAGCTCCGCCAGCAGATGCAGGCGCTCAAGGAGATGGAGCAGCAGCTACGCGAAGCACCAGATGGACAAGTCTCGCTCACCGATCCGGATGCTCGCTCCATGGCCACCAGCGGTAAAGGCACCGGCGTAGTCGGCTACAACGTGCAGACGGCGGTCGATACCCAGCATCACCTGATCGTTGCGCACGAAGTCACCAATGTCGGCCATGACCGTGCGGCGCTTGCCACGATGGCCGAGCAGGCTCGCGAAGCCACCGGTTCTGAAAGCCTCAGCGTCGTTGCCGATCGAGGCTACTTCAGCGGAGTGGAAATCCTCGCGTGCGAGCAGGCGGGCATCACGCCCTTCGTGCCCAAGCCGATGACTTCCAGCAGCAAAGCTGAAGGGCGCTTCGGTAAACAGGACTTCATCTACATAGCCGCTGATGACGAGTACCAATGTCCTGCTGGCCATCGTGCGATCAAGCGCTTCTCGACGGTGGAAGATGGCCTCGAGTTGGATGCTTACTGGAGCTCTGACTGTCCGGGCTGCTCAATACGTAGCAACTGCACCACCAGCAATTACCGCCGACTCAAGCGCTGGAAACACGAAGCAATCCTGGAGGCCATGCAGCAGCGGCTGGATCGCCAACCGGAGATGATGAGTGTGCGTCGACAGACCGTAGAGCATCCGTTTGGCACGCTCAAACATTGGATGGGCGCGACGCACTTTCTGACCAAGACGCTGCCTCGAGTCAGCACGGAAATGAGCTTGCATGTGCTTGCCTACAACCTCAAACGGCTGCTGAGCATTTTGGGCGTCAGCGGTGTCATTGAGGTACTGCGCGCCTGA
- a CDS encoding FAS1-like dehydratase domain-containing protein: MTDFDPSAWLGRTQEVHDQLSRNLVQRIAATFSATAPAHGEELPWLWHWCFFNDQVAGNRLGPDGHPTLGTFMPPAHGRNRMWAGGRLEFLEPLRVGAEAFRKTRIERIEEKAGRTGSLLFVTLAHEYWQGQQLCLREEQDIVYREPTPPKLSAGEAAPLADWEESVAPDPTLLFRYSAVTFNAHRIHFDWPYVTASEGYPGLVVHGPLTATLSLAAFVRANPLARVRRLSFRGLRPLIAPEPFRVAGRHTEPGVAELWAANSSGVSQRADVLFD; encoded by the coding sequence ATGACCGATTTCGATCCCTCGGCATGGCTGGGGCGTACCCAGGAAGTGCACGACCAGCTCAGCCGCAACCTAGTGCAGCGCATCGCGGCTACCTTCAGTGCAACGGCGCCGGCCCACGGCGAAGAGCTGCCGTGGCTCTGGCACTGGTGCTTCTTCAACGATCAGGTGGCCGGCAATCGCCTCGGCCCGGACGGCCACCCAACCCTGGGTACCTTCATGCCGCCGGCCCACGGGCGTAATCGCATGTGGGCCGGCGGCCGGCTGGAGTTTCTCGAACCCTTGCGCGTCGGCGCCGAAGCCTTCCGCAAGACGCGCATCGAGCGCATCGAGGAAAAAGCCGGGCGCACCGGCTCGCTGCTGTTCGTGACCCTCGCCCATGAGTACTGGCAGGGCCAGCAGCTGTGCCTGCGCGAGGAACAGGACATCGTCTACCGCGAGCCCACGCCGCCCAAGCTGAGCGCCGGTGAAGCCGCTCCGCTGGCGGACTGGGAGGAAAGCGTCGCGCCCGATCCGACCCTGTTGTTCCGCTACTCGGCGGTGACCTTCAACGCCCACCGCATCCACTTCGACTGGCCCTACGTCACCGCCAGCGAGGGCTATCCGGGGCTGGTGGTACACGGCCCGCTGACGGCCACCCTGAGCCTGGCCGCGTTCGTGCGCGCCAACCCGCTGGCCCGCGTGCGGCGCCTCAGCTTCCGTGGCCTGCGCCCACTGATCGCGCCCGAACCCTTCCGTGTTGCCGGCCGCCACACCGAGCCCGGCGTGGCCGAGCTGTGGGCCGCCAATTCCAGCGGCGTGAGCCAGCGCGCCGACGTTCTGTTCGACTGA
- a CDS encoding acyl-CoA dehydrogenase family protein yields the protein MTHRNIDELNAIREGVRALCAEFPAEYWRRIDEEKGFPEAFVSAMTEAGWLSAMIPEEYGGSGLGLAEASVILEEVNRCGGNSGTIHGQMYNMFTLLRNGSAEQKAYYLPKLASGELRLQSMGVTEPTTGTDTTKIKTTAVRQGDKYVINGQKVWISRVQHSDLMILLARTTPLAEVKKKSEGMSIFLVDLREAIGNGLTVQPIANMVNHETNELFFDNLEIPAGNLIGEEGKGFKYILDGLNAERTLIAAECIGDGRWFTEKSAQYARDRVVFGRPIGQNQGVQFPIAEAHIEIEAADLMRWRACEEYDSGKNAGAAANMAKYLAAKASWEAANACLQTHGGFGFANEYDVERKFRETRLYQVAPISTNLILSYVAEHLLELPRSF from the coding sequence ATGACCCACCGCAACATCGACGAACTCAACGCCATCCGCGAAGGCGTGCGCGCCCTCTGCGCGGAATTCCCCGCCGAATACTGGCGCAGGATCGACGAAGAAAAAGGCTTCCCCGAAGCCTTCGTGAGCGCCATGACCGAAGCCGGCTGGCTCTCCGCGATGATCCCGGAAGAATACGGCGGCTCGGGCCTGGGCCTGGCCGAGGCGTCGGTGATCCTCGAGGAGGTGAACCGCTGCGGTGGCAACTCCGGGACCATCCACGGGCAGATGTACAACATGTTCACCCTGCTGCGGAATGGCAGCGCCGAACAGAAGGCCTACTACCTGCCCAAGCTCGCCAGCGGCGAACTGCGCCTGCAATCCATGGGCGTCACCGAGCCCACCACCGGCACCGACACCACCAAGATCAAGACCACCGCCGTGCGCCAGGGCGACAAGTACGTGATCAACGGGCAGAAGGTGTGGATCTCGCGCGTCCAGCATTCCGACCTGATGATCCTGCTGGCCCGCACCACGCCGCTGGCCGAGGTGAAGAAGAAGTCCGAGGGCATGTCGATCTTCCTCGTCGACCTGCGCGAAGCCATCGGCAACGGCCTGACCGTGCAGCCCATCGCCAACATGGTCAACCACGAGACCAACGAGCTGTTCTTCGACAACCTGGAAATCCCCGCCGGCAACCTCATCGGTGAAGAGGGCAAGGGCTTCAAGTACATCCTCGACGGCCTCAACGCCGAGCGCACGCTGATCGCCGCCGAGTGCATCGGCGATGGCCGCTGGTTCACCGAGAAGTCCGCACAGTACGCCCGCGACCGCGTGGTGTTCGGCCGCCCGATCGGGCAGAACCAGGGTGTGCAGTTCCCCATCGCCGAGGCGCACATCGAGATCGAGGCCGCGGACCTGATGCGCTGGCGCGCCTGCGAGGAATACGACAGCGGCAAGAACGCCGGCGCCGCTGCCAACATGGCGAAATACCTGGCAGCCAAGGCCAGCTGGGAAGCCGCCAACGCCTGCCTGCAGACCCACGGCGGCTTCGGCTTCGCCAACGAATACGACGTCGAGCGCAAGTTCCGCGAGACGCGCCTGTACCAGGTGGCGCCGATCTCCACCAACCTGATCCTGTCCTACGTGGCCGAGCATCTGCTCGAACTGCCGCGTTCTTTCTGA
- a CDS encoding HpcH/HpaI aldolase/citrate lyase family protein — translation MDRPLEKLRSALFVPGDRPERFAKALASGADVVIVDLEDAVHASAKAQAREHLRAFLDAHSEAGVWVRVNMAGHLEHNDDLELCRHPGVLGILLPKAESVEQVVNAAAIGKPLLPIIESAPGLAALAEIARVPGVQRLTFGGLDLCLDLGMSAGSEAAARLLDQVRYELLLHTRLAGLAAPLDTVFPDIADLDGLSRFARDARDAGFAGMLCIHPRQVLGVHQALAPTREQLDWAQKIVGAARGNGAFQLDGQMVDAPVIERARRLLALHD, via the coding sequence ATGGATAGGCCCCTGGAAAAACTGCGCAGCGCGCTGTTCGTGCCCGGCGACCGCCCGGAGCGTTTCGCCAAGGCCCTGGCCAGCGGCGCCGACGTGGTGATCGTCGACCTGGAGGACGCCGTGCATGCGTCCGCCAAGGCGCAGGCGCGCGAGCACCTGCGCGCCTTCCTCGATGCACACTCCGAGGCCGGCGTCTGGGTACGGGTGAACATGGCCGGGCACCTGGAGCACAACGACGACCTGGAACTCTGCCGCCACCCCGGCGTGCTCGGCATCCTGCTGCCCAAGGCGGAAAGCGTGGAGCAAGTGGTCAACGCCGCCGCCATCGGCAAGCCGCTGCTGCCCATCATCGAAAGCGCGCCAGGGCTGGCAGCATTGGCAGAAATAGCGCGGGTGCCCGGCGTGCAGCGCCTCACCTTTGGCGGATTGGACCTGTGCCTGGACCTGGGCATGAGCGCCGGCAGCGAAGCCGCCGCGCGGCTGCTCGATCAGGTGCGCTACGAGCTGCTGCTGCACACCCGACTCGCCGGTCTCGCCGCGCCGCTGGATACGGTGTTCCCCGACATCGCCGACCTCGACGGCCTCTCGCGCTTTGCCCGCGACGCCCGCGATGCCGGTTTCGCCGGCATGCTCTGCATTCACCCACGCCAGGTCCTGGGCGTGCACCAGGCGCTGGCGCCGACCCGCGAACAACTGGACTGGGCGCAGAAGATCGTCGGCGCGGCGCGTGGCAATGGCGCGTTCCAGCTGGACGGACAGATGGTCGATGCGCCGGTGATTGAACGCGCGCGACGCCTGCTCGCGCTGCACGACTGA
- a CDS encoding OprD family porin yields the protein MHNPSLAQLFGLLALPPALALPALAHAEFIKDSSVNLTLRNIYFNRDFRQDNAPQSKREEWAQGFMFSAKSGYTEGTVGVGLELYSALGLKLDSSDARAGTGLLPNRFGDSGPGSYSDLSGVAKMKIAKTELKVGGFTPKTPILLSSDARLLPPIYNGATLSSTDIDNLTLDLGRFDKVNFRNSSGNHDEILAGNYGVSGDHFDYFGATYAFSPTVNVAYWRAELQDVYQQNYLGFQGSRKAGDWVLSANLGYFDSSENGAARGGDIDNGLTTAMLSANYGAQTFRVGYQDNSGDSPFPYLQDADTYGANVVQILDFTRARETSWQLRHDLDFAAFGVPGLVMINRYIRGDGYEIGGQAGKEWERNLDITYVVQSGPMKNFGVRWRNATVRSDGAGELDENRLILSYTLPLK from the coding sequence ATGCACAATCCCTCCCTGGCGCAGCTCTTCGGTCTGCTTGCGCTGCCTCCCGCGCTGGCGCTGCCGGCACTGGCACACGCCGAATTCATCAAGGACAGCAGCGTCAACCTCACGCTGCGCAACATCTATTTCAACCGCGATTTTCGCCAGGACAACGCGCCGCAATCCAAGCGCGAAGAGTGGGCCCAGGGCTTCATGTTCAGCGCCAAGTCCGGCTACACCGAAGGCACCGTGGGCGTCGGCCTGGAGCTCTACAGCGCGCTGGGTCTGAAGCTGGATTCCTCCGATGCGCGCGCCGGTACCGGCCTGCTGCCCAACCGCTTCGGCGACTCCGGCCCGGGCAGCTACAGCGACCTCTCCGGTGTGGCGAAGATGAAGATCGCCAAGACCGAGCTGAAGGTCGGCGGCTTCACCCCCAAGACGCCGATCCTGCTCTCCAGCGACGCGCGCCTGCTGCCGCCGATCTACAACGGCGCCACGCTCAGCTCCACCGATATCGACAACCTGACCCTGGACCTGGGGCGTTTCGACAAGGTCAACTTCCGCAACTCCAGCGGTAACCACGACGAGATACTTGCCGGCAACTACGGTGTCAGCGGCGATCACTTCGACTACTTCGGCGCCACTTACGCCTTCTCGCCGACGGTCAACGTCGCTTACTGGCGTGCCGAATTGCAGGATGTCTACCAGCAGAACTACCTGGGCTTCCAGGGCAGCCGGAAGGCCGGCGACTGGGTGCTCAGCGCCAATCTGGGCTACTTCGATTCTTCCGAGAATGGCGCAGCCCGTGGCGGCGACATCGACAACGGCCTGACCACCGCGATGCTCTCGGCCAACTACGGCGCGCAGACCTTCCGCGTCGGCTACCAGGACAACAGCGGCGACAGTCCCTTCCCGTACCTGCAGGACGCCGACACCTACGGCGCCAACGTGGTACAGATTCTCGATTTCACCCGCGCCCGCGAGACTTCCTGGCAGCTGCGCCACGACCTCGATTTCGCCGCGTTCGGCGTGCCCGGCCTGGTCATGATCAACCGCTATATCCGTGGCGATGGCTACGAGATCGGCGGCCAAGCCGGCAAGGAATGGGAACGCAACCTGGACATCACCTACGTGGTGCAGAGCGGCCCGATGAAGAACTTCGGCGTGCGTTGGCGCAACGCCACGGTGCGCTCCGATGGCGCCGGCGAGCTGGACGAGAACCGCCTGATCCTCTCCTACACGCTGCCGCTCAAGTGA
- a CDS encoding acetyl-CoA C-acetyltransferase, with protein MHDALIVSPLRTPIGKFGGALAALSADQLAAGIIQALLQRVDIPPATLDEVIVAQSYASSEAPCMGRFAALAAGLPVEVPGYTLDRRCGSGLQAVIDAAMHVQTGAAQAVLVVGVESMSNIEYYSTDMRWGARAGSVKFHDRLERGRERSQPQERFGRISGMPETAENLARDYAISREEADRFAVRSHQNAASAWREGRFASEVVPVTVPGKRGSQTVVSMDEGIREEASLDGMAGLRTLLPEGVCTAGNSSQQNDAAAACLVVSREYAERYRLEPIARLAGWAAAGCDPARMGIGPVPAVEKLLQSTRRTLAEMDLIEVNEAFAAQALAVLKAWGLENDERVNVNGSGISLGHPIGATGVRIMTTLLHEMQRRGSRYGLETMCIGGGQGLAALFERV; from the coding sequence ATGCACGACGCGCTGATCGTTTCCCCCCTGCGAACCCCCATCGGCAAGTTCGGCGGCGCCCTCGCCGCGCTGAGCGCCGACCAGCTCGCCGCCGGCATCATCCAGGCGCTGCTGCAACGCGTGGATATCCCCCCGGCAACGCTGGACGAGGTGATCGTCGCGCAGTCCTACGCCTCCAGCGAAGCGCCCTGCATGGGCCGCTTCGCCGCCCTCGCCGCCGGCCTGCCGGTGGAGGTGCCCGGCTATACCCTCGACCGGCGCTGCGGTTCCGGCCTGCAGGCGGTGATCGACGCGGCGATGCACGTGCAGACCGGCGCAGCCCAAGCGGTGCTGGTGGTGGGCGTGGAAAGCATGAGCAACATCGAGTACTACAGCACCGACATGCGCTGGGGCGCCCGCGCCGGCAGCGTGAAGTTCCACGACCGCCTGGAGCGCGGCCGCGAACGCTCGCAGCCGCAGGAGCGTTTCGGGCGCATTTCCGGCATGCCGGAGACTGCCGAAAACCTGGCCCGCGACTACGCCATCAGCCGCGAGGAGGCCGACCGTTTCGCCGTGCGCAGCCACCAGAACGCTGCCAGCGCCTGGCGCGAGGGTCGTTTCGCCAGCGAGGTGGTGCCGGTCACCGTGCCGGGCAAGCGCGGCAGTCAGACCGTGGTGTCGATGGACGAAGGTATCCGCGAAGAAGCCAGCCTGGACGGCATGGCCGGTCTGCGCACGCTGCTGCCCGAGGGTGTCTGCACTGCCGGCAACTCCAGCCAGCAGAACGATGCGGCGGCGGCCTGCCTGGTGGTCTCGCGCGAGTACGCCGAACGCTATCGCCTGGAGCCCATCGCCCGCCTGGCGGGCTGGGCAGCGGCCGGCTGCGACCCGGCGCGCATGGGCATCGGCCCGGTGCCGGCAGTGGAGAAGCTACTGCAAAGCACCCGGCGCACGCTGGCGGAGATGGACCTCATCGAAGTCAACGAAGCTTTCGCCGCCCAGGCCCTGGCCGTGCTCAAGGCCTGGGGCCTGGAGAACGACGAGCGGGTCAACGTCAACGGCTCAGGCATCTCCCTCGGCCACCCGATCGGCGCCACCGGCGTGCGCATCATGACCACCCTGCTCCACGAGATGCAGCGCCGCGGCTCGCGCTACGGCCTGGAGACCATGTGCATCGGCGGCGGCCAGGGCCTGGCGGCCCTGTTCGAGCGCGTGTGA
- a CDS encoding alpha/beta fold hydrolase, producing MNWIEVNRIALRYQLLPARRADAPVLVLVHEMGGSLESWDGLCSTLYGELTLLRYDTRCAGLSEKFPGELEIDAHVADLAALLDALAIDVPVALMGVAVGAAIAIRFAARHPQRCRQLVALAPACGVPAAARDATRQRAAALREEGLGELVPALLEKTWPEPLRTDTDTFEAFRLRWRAADPQGFAATFGMLAGLELEADLPRLPPRTLFVAGEYDALRPPAEIDRLAGFAAQIEALAVASGHFMPLQSPRLVAALVRGYLCDGHSGAAVYRDFIAQSEHRVGAAGHAA from the coding sequence ATGAACTGGATCGAAGTCAATCGAATAGCCCTGCGCTACCAGCTGCTGCCGGCGCGCCGCGCTGACGCCCCGGTGCTGGTGCTGGTGCACGAAATGGGCGGCAGCCTGGAAAGCTGGGACGGGCTGTGTTCCACGCTCTACGGCGAGCTGACGCTGCTGCGCTACGACACCCGCTGCGCCGGCCTGTCGGAGAAGTTCCCCGGCGAACTGGAGATCGACGCCCACGTTGCCGACCTGGCCGCGCTGCTCGATGCGCTGGCCATCGATGTGCCGGTGGCGCTGATGGGCGTCGCCGTGGGTGCCGCCATCGCCATCCGCTTCGCCGCACGGCATCCGCAGCGCTGCCGGCAACTGGTCGCCCTCGCTCCCGCCTGTGGCGTGCCGGCCGCCGCCCGTGATGCCACCCGGCAACGCGCAGCAGCCCTGCGCGAAGAAGGCCTGGGCGAACTGGTCCCGGCGCTGCTGGAGAAAACCTGGCCGGAGCCGCTGCGCACCGATACCGACACCTTCGAGGCCTTCCGCCTGCGCTGGCGCGCCGCCGATCCGCAGGGCTTCGCCGCCACCTTCGGCATGCTCGCCGGGCTGGAACTGGAAGCGGACCTGCCCCGCCTTCCACCACGCACGCTGTTCGTGGCCGGCGAATACGACGCGCTGCGGCCGCCAGCGGAGATCGACCGCCTGGCCGGATTCGCCGCACAGATCGAAGCATTGGCGGTAGCCTCCGGGCATTTCATGCCCTTGCAGAGCCCCCGCCTGGTGGCGGCGCTGGTGCGCGGTTACCTGTGCGACGGACACAGCGGTGCGGCGGTCTACCGGGACTTCATCGCCCAGTCGGAACACCGCGTCGGCGCTGCCGGCCACGCAGCCTGA